A single genomic interval of Rosistilla ulvae harbors:
- a CDS encoding alkaline phosphatase family protein, protein MPPRAVVLSIDGLAPASLQPYGCSWQPTPNFNRLAATSLVFERCYADSLDPIASLCSMLSGTHSAAGASSTAPFDSTGSTLITDSPAVGDLPLAKSFENQIVVPFEVPAAACEEVEETSLANLFAAGIDAISDSTQKLCWLHASSLPRCWDAPRSLCHADDELQLPTEASPPQSFDPAATEPDQMLGWMTVYGGQVRLLDMLLGVLVDSITASPGGDETLLIVTGTGGMSLGENDRFGLPTDDYRSAALHVPLILRIPRQDPLRSLRICQPWEIASTIDGWLQQMPQGLLTDATPAGWTDAQSPVNWALATDADGAVASFQTPWWNLCGSGTEAGLFRKPDDRFDSNDIASRVPEVAELLRDQAELALQSLQTQAPRHELSPNVVSGHW, encoded by the coding sequence ATGCCTCCCCGCGCCGTCGTTCTCTCCATCGATGGGCTCGCCCCAGCTAGCTTGCAACCCTACGGCTGCTCCTGGCAACCCACGCCCAATTTCAATCGACTGGCAGCCACATCGCTGGTCTTCGAGCGCTGCTACGCCGATTCGCTCGACCCGATCGCTTCGCTTTGCTCGATGCTTTCGGGAACCCACTCCGCCGCGGGTGCCTCGTCGACAGCTCCGTTCGATTCCACCGGATCGACGCTGATCACCGACTCTCCCGCCGTAGGCGACCTGCCGTTGGCAAAGTCGTTCGAAAACCAAATCGTCGTCCCATTCGAGGTCCCCGCCGCTGCGTGCGAAGAAGTCGAAGAGACGTCGCTGGCAAATCTGTTTGCCGCCGGGATCGATGCGATCAGCGACAGCACTCAAAAGCTCTGCTGGTTGCACGCGTCGAGCCTGCCACGCTGTTGGGATGCTCCCCGTTCGCTGTGCCACGCCGACGATGAACTGCAACTGCCGACCGAGGCCTCGCCACCGCAGTCGTTCGATCCGGCCGCGACCGAGCCCGACCAGATGTTGGGATGGATGACGGTCTACGGCGGCCAGGTGCGTCTGTTGGACATGCTGCTTGGCGTGCTGGTCGATTCGATCACCGCCAGCCCTGGGGGGGACGAAACGCTGCTGATCGTGACTGGCACCGGCGGCATGTCGCTGGGTGAAAACGATCGTTTTGGACTGCCAACCGACGACTATCGCAGCGCTGCGCTGCATGTCCCCCTGATCCTCCGCATCCCCCGCCAGGATCCATTGCGCTCGCTGCGGATCTGCCAACCGTGGGAAATTGCCAGCACGATCGACGGTTGGCTGCAGCAGATGCCCCAAGGACTGTTGACCGACGCAACGCCCGCCGGATGGACCGATGCTCAATCCCCCGTCAACTGGGCCCTCGCAACCGACGCCGATGGTGCGGTGGCAAGCTTCCAAACCCCCTGGTGGAACCTATGTGGTTCGGGAACCGAGGCCGGCCTGTTTCGCAAACCGGACGATCGATTTGATAGCAACGATATCGCGTCGCGAGTCCCTGAGGTTGCGGAGCTTTTACGCGACCAAGCGGAACTCGCGCTGCAATCGTTGCAGACACAGGCCCCCCGCCACGAACTCTCCCCCAACGTCGTATCGGGCCACTGGTAG
- a CDS encoding BBP7 family outer membrane beta-barrel protein produces the protein MNIAISKLAARLLQSSLLAAFLVGQSYAADQHVVFATQEPFAEKAGATPAIAVVDYAETERFEAALLSPNCDTCGETSCGCDSTLGCDSLYGPTCGTDAACLANGLGCGNGWLQAEYLMWWSAGMPTPALLARASEQNPAVGTPLVGGSAGDLLEGMRSGLRVRGGTWLDNCQTVGIEFEYLFLDTIDEFHSVGDNGTAGSAVYTRPFFNVLTNQPDAELVSFPGVLRGTASVQAEGDFQSAGVRLVWNQCQQCCEGCGPCGPIVNKSRFDLLIGYRYASLDENLLIRENLQEVTPPETTFDIFDQFTTTNRFNGGELGVRWQEQYQRFSLEMLGKLAFGSNRQTVQISGRTLATDGIDVVDAPGGLLAQTSNIGTYTRNRFALIPELGATVGYAFRPNWKATLGYSIIYWDRVVRPGDQIDTSVNPNLLPPATNTATEPLRPEFQWQENGFWTQGISFGLAYNR, from the coding sequence TTGAATATCGCAATCTCTAAGTTGGCAGCGCGGCTGTTGCAATCATCGCTGCTGGCGGCATTTCTCGTAGGCCAATCGTACGCCGCAGATCAACACGTGGTCTTCGCGACACAAGAACCCTTCGCTGAAAAAGCTGGCGCAACGCCGGCGATCGCCGTTGTCGATTACGCCGAAACCGAGCGTTTCGAAGCCGCACTGCTTAGTCCGAACTGCGACACCTGCGGCGAGACCTCGTGTGGGTGCGACTCCACGCTCGGTTGCGACAGCCTGTACGGGCCAACATGCGGTACCGACGCCGCCTGCCTAGCGAACGGCCTGGGATGCGGAAACGGATGGTTACAAGCAGAGTATTTGATGTGGTGGTCGGCCGGGATGCCTACGCCCGCCCTGCTAGCCCGAGCAAGCGAACAGAATCCGGCAGTTGGCACGCCGCTGGTCGGCGGATCGGCTGGCGATTTGCTGGAAGGAATGCGTTCGGGCTTGCGGGTCCGCGGTGGTACATGGCTGGACAATTGCCAAACCGTGGGGATCGAATTCGAGTATCTGTTCCTCGACACGATCGACGAATTCCACAGCGTTGGTGACAACGGCACGGCGGGATCCGCCGTTTACACACGCCCGTTTTTCAACGTCCTGACGAATCAGCCCGATGCCGAACTGGTCTCGTTCCCCGGCGTGCTTCGCGGCACCGCCAGCGTCCAAGCCGAAGGGGACTTCCAATCCGCCGGTGTGCGATTGGTTTGGAATCAGTGCCAACAATGCTGCGAAGGATGTGGCCCCTGCGGTCCGATCGTCAACAAGTCCCGTTTCGATCTGCTGATCGGATACCGCTATGCATCCCTAGACGAGAACCTATTGATCCGCGAGAACCTGCAAGAGGTGACGCCGCCGGAAACAACGTTCGACATCTTCGATCAATTCACCACCACCAACCGCTTCAACGGTGGCGAACTGGGTGTCCGATGGCAGGAACAATACCAACGATTCAGCCTCGAGATGCTGGGCAAACTAGCCTTCGGCTCGAACCGCCAAACCGTTCAGATCTCCGGCCGCACCCTGGCGACCGACGGCATCGATGTCGTCGATGCCCCCGGCGGCCTGCTGGCCCAAACGTCGAACATCGGCACCTACACACGGAACCGATTCGCATTGATTCCCGAACTGGGAGCCACGGTGGGGTACGCCTTCCGCCCCAACTGGAAAGCCACGCTCGGATATTCGATCATCTACTGGGATCGCGTCGTTCGTCCAGGCGACCAGATCGACACCTCGGTCAACCCGAACCTACTGCCACCAGCGACCAACACAGCGACCGAACCGCTGCGTCCGGAGTTCCAGTGGCAAGAGAACGGTTTCTGGACCCAAGGCATCAGCTTTGGCCTGGCCTACAACCGATAG
- the floA gene encoding flotillin-like protein FloA (flotillin-like protein involved in membrane lipid rafts) produces the protein MGFVVFCLFFGLIAAFFGLRYGKLWFQAWMSGADVSITSLLRMHFCKVHASTIVTAKVMAAQAGLDISPRSGISTRRLEAHYLAGGNVMNIINAIIAAHRANIPLVFDQAAAIDLAGRDVLDAVRTSVYPKVIDCPDPKRSGKTTLSAISMDGVELRVRARVTVRTNLEQLIGGATEETIIARVGESIISSLGSSKSHSMVLENPDLITRAVLSRGLDAHTAFEIVSIDIADIDVGENIGARLQADQAEADTRVARANAERRRAEAVAVEQENKAKVAENRARLVLSEAEVPQAMAEAFRGGRITVGESNGRI, from the coding sequence CTGGGCTTCGTTGTTTTCTGTCTGTTCTTTGGCTTGATCGCCGCCTTCTTCGGGCTGCGGTATGGCAAGTTGTGGTTCCAGGCGTGGATGAGCGGTGCCGATGTCAGCATCACTTCGTTGCTGCGGATGCATTTCTGCAAGGTCCATGCATCGACAATTGTTACCGCCAAGGTGATGGCGGCTCAGGCAGGGCTGGATATCAGCCCTCGCAGCGGCATCAGCACCCGCCGTTTGGAAGCTCATTATCTCGCCGGCGGCAACGTGATGAACATCATCAACGCGATCATCGCCGCTCACCGAGCGAACATTCCGTTGGTCTTCGATCAAGCCGCGGCGATCGATCTGGCCGGCCGCGATGTCTTGGATGCGGTTCGTACCAGCGTCTATCCGAAGGTCATCGACTGTCCCGATCCCAAGCGCAGCGGCAAGACGACACTTAGCGCGATCTCGATGGACGGTGTCGAATTGCGAGTTCGGGCGCGCGTCACCGTGCGAACTAATCTGGAACAGTTGATCGGCGGTGCGACCGAAGAGACGATCATCGCGCGTGTGGGCGAGAGCATCATCAGTTCGTTGGGATCGTCCAAGTCGCACTCGATGGTTTTGGAGAATCCCGATCTGATCACACGGGCTGTACTTAGCCGCGGACTCGACGCGCACACCGCGTTCGAAATCGTTTCGATCGATATCGCCGACATCGACGTCGGCGAGAACATTGGCGCTCGCTTGCAAGCCGATCAAGCCGAAGCCGACACGCGTGTGGCTCGCGCGAACGCCGAACGACGCCGCGCCGAAGCGGTTGCTGTCGAGCAGGAGAACAAGGCCAAGGTCGCTGAAAACCGAGCCCGTTTGGTGCTGTCGGAGGCGGAGGTGCCGCAAGCGATGGCCGAAGCGTTTCGTGGCGGTCGGATCACCGTAGGCGAAAGTAATGGCCGGATCTGA